The Clostridioides sp. ES-S-0010-02 genome window below encodes:
- a CDS encoding polysaccharide deacetylase family protein — protein sequence MTPGKKKTIFKSLIAVVLFCGIILIANFSKVSALMMETNENILIKHGSREKKLIAITFDDGPHPKETDQVLDVLKNYNVKATFFIAGKHAQWYKEPLVRASKEGHEIGNHTFNHPDISNLTSSQIEEEIVKCEEILKKVTGKKPTLFRPPFGSYREKDLVEIAKKHNYKVVLWTGVDVRDWKNPGANSIADKIINKVQNGDIILLHDYATDDTVKALDIFIPKMIEKGFKFVTVSELIK from the coding sequence ATGACACCAGGGAAAAAAAAGACAATATTTAAGAGTTTAATAGCAGTAGTCTTGTTTTGTGGAATAATACTAATAGCCAATTTTAGTAAAGTTTCTGCTTTAATGATGGAAACGAATGAAAATATTTTAATTAAACATGGTTCAAGGGAAAAGAAACTAATAGCAATTACCTTTGATGATGGACCTCATCCTAAAGAAACTGATCAAGTTTTAGATGTGTTAAAGAATTATAATGTAAAGGCTACATTTTTTATAGCTGGAAAACATGCACAGTGGTATAAAGAACCACTGGTAAGAGCAAGTAAAGAAGGGCATGAAATAGGAAATCATACTTTTAATCATCCTGATATAAGCAATTTAACTTCTAGTCAAATTGAAGAGGAGATTGTTAAGTGTGAAGAAATTTTAAAGAAAGTTACTGGAAAGAAACCTACATTATTTAGACCACCATTTGGGAGTTACAGAGAAAAGGATTTAGTAGAAATTGCAAAAAAGCATAATTACAAAGTAGTTTTATGGACAGGTGTAGATGTGAGGGATTGGAAAAATCCTGGAGCTAATAGTATCGCAGATAAAATAATTAATAAAGTACAAAATGGAGATATAATACTTTTACATGACTATGCAACTGATGATACAGTCAAAGCTTTGGATATATTTATTCCAAAGATGATAGAAAAAGGTTTTAAGTTTGTTACAGTTTCTGAATTAATTAAATAA
- a CDS encoding peptidase: MKKLIALVLVILIVLFYSPELLREVDDLKEKFFQSEIWNEFLDKINLSDNSKKKEDEKNQSSQLNNNGENNLNETNIKNFEKLNLGENLNQVLANIGKPGRIDTSEYGFDWYVYNQYGKDFAMVGVENDEVVALYSNSMNSCENQDIKINQDRQTVRNKITPLKYKKKGNTRYIINSENQYDIINKEGKYITIFYDIHEKNRVCSYLIIDKSTEDEFKELYPTDKEELKKCFEFEIIDLVNSVRNQRGLNSLRYSEQATLSSRKHSEDMRDNNFFDHINKKDETPFDRMKREGIIYTSAGENIAAGQINAIYAHEAWMNSEGHRKNILGNYNNIGVGVIFGGSYKTYYTQNFYK; this comes from the coding sequence TTGAAAAAATTAATTGCTTTAGTATTAGTAATACTTATTGTTTTATTTTATAGTCCTGAATTATTGAGAGAAGTAGATGATTTGAAGGAAAAATTTTTTCAAAGCGAAATATGGAATGAGTTTTTAGATAAAATAAACTTAAGTGATAATTCAAAGAAAAAGGAAGATGAGAAAAATCAAAGCTCACAACTAAATAATAATGGAGAGAATAATTTAAACGAGACTAATATAAAAAATTTTGAAAAACTAAATTTAGGAGAAAACTTAAATCAAGTTTTAGCTAATATTGGAAAGCCTGGTAGAATTGATACTAGTGAATATGGATTTGACTGGTATGTATATAATCAATATGGAAAAGATTTTGCAATGGTTGGTGTTGAAAATGATGAGGTAGTTGCACTTTACAGTAACTCTATGAACTCATGTGAAAATCAAGATATAAAAATAAATCAAGATAGACAAACAGTAAGAAACAAGATTACTCCATTAAAATATAAGAAAAAAGGAAATACTAGATATATAATAAATTCAGAAAATCAATATGATATAATAAATAAGGAAGGTAAATATATTACAATTTTCTACGATATTCATGAAAAAAATAGAGTTTGTTCATATTTAATAATTGATAAAAGTACAGAAGATGAGTTCAAAGAATTATATCCAACTGATAAAGAAGAACTTAAAAAATGCTTTGAATTTGAAATTATAGACCTTGTAAATAGTGTTAGAAATCAAAGAGGATTGAATTCACTAAGATACAGTGAGCAAGCCACTTTAAGTTCAAGAAAACACAGTGAAGATATGAGAGATAATAATTTTTTTGACCATATAAACAAAAAAGATGAAACTCCTTTTGATAGAATGAAAAGAGAAGGAATAATATATACTTCAGCAGGAGAAAACATAGCAGCAGGACAGATTAATGCAATATATGCACATGAAGCTTGGATGAATTCAGAAGGACATAGAAAAAATATTTTGGGGAATTATAATAATATTGGAGTTGGAGTAATATTTGGAGGAAGTTATAAAACGTACTACACTCAAAATTTTTATAAATAA
- a CDS encoding YitT family protein, whose amino-acid sequence MSEVKNTLQKHPALRYSTMLLGMLMTSIGINGFLRPAHLLSGGATGIATSINYLTNINVGLLTFLINIPIFILGFIYLEKEFCISSLLNMIVFSLLLGATQEVSNIIPINDILLQSVYGGILSGLGVGIVFRTRSSQGGTDIIAAILKIKKNIEMKDTALAINGLIVLTGSFLFGLDLALYTLIGLFLNAYSMTFIKDAMNYQKSVMVMSTEVDLIAEDIMRSLVRGVTFLDAEGAYTHQKKKIIYTIVASSEIPKIKDIALKYDKKAFISVNDVTEVKGRGFKAKDL is encoded by the coding sequence ATGAGTGAAGTTAAGAATACCCTACAAAAACATCCAGCTTTAAGATATTCAACAATGCTACTGGGGATGTTGATGACATCTATAGGAATAAATGGGTTCTTAAGACCAGCACATCTATTAAGTGGAGGTGCTACAGGTATAGCAACATCTATAAACTATTTGACAAATATCAATGTGGGTCTATTAACATTTTTAATCAATATTCCAATATTTATTTTAGGTTTTATATACCTAGAAAAAGAATTTTGTATTTCAAGTTTATTAAATATGATTGTATTTTCATTATTATTAGGTGCAACTCAGGAAGTAAGTAATATCATACCTATCAATGATATATTACTTCAAAGTGTGTATGGAGGTATATTATCTGGTTTAGGAGTTGGTATTGTATTTAGAACTAGGTCTTCTCAAGGTGGTACAGACATTATAGCTGCAATACTAAAAATTAAGAAAAATATAGAAATGAAAGATACTGCTTTAGCAATAAATGGTTTGATAGTACTTACAGGAAGCTTTTTATTTGGTTTAGATTTAGCATTATATACTCTCATAGGATTATTTCTAAATGCATATTCAATGACTTTTATTAAAGATGCAATGAATTATCAAAAATCTGTTATGGTAATGTCAACTGAAGTCGATTTGATAGCAGAAGACATAATGAGAAGTTTAGTTAGAGGTGTAACTTTCTTGGATGCAGAGGGTGCATACACTCATCAAAAAAAGAAGATTATATATACAATAGTTGCATCAAGTGAGATACCAAAGATAAAGGATATAGCTTTAAAATATGATAAAAAAGCATTTATATCTGTAAATGATGTTACAGAGGTAAAAGGAAGAGGATTTAAAGCAAAAGACTTATAA
- a CDS encoding LrgB family protein, with protein sequence MYNVLQTPVFGIIVTIVFFNLGRYIQRKTNNPICNPMLIAIVGIILFLSITKIPYENYKIGADSINFFLGPVTVVLAVPLYKQFELFKKHMLEIVIGIGCGIIISFASVLIIGKIANSDVSIINSLIPKSITTPMGISLANSLNGVESITVVAIIFTGIFGGMVASTVFKLGNINHPVAKGIALGTSAHALGTTKAFELGEVEGAMSGVSIGVSGTITVILIPIIMNFM encoded by the coding sequence ATGTATAATGTATTACAAACACCAGTATTTGGTATAATAGTAACAATCGTGTTTTTTAATTTAGGGAGATACATTCAGCGAAAAACAAATAATCCTATATGTAACCCTATGTTAATTGCTATTGTAGGAATCATATTATTTCTAAGCATAACAAAAATTCCTTATGAAAATTACAAGATAGGAGCAGATAGCATAAATTTCTTTTTAGGACCTGTTACAGTAGTGCTTGCAGTTCCACTTTATAAACAGTTTGAATTATTTAAAAAGCATATGCTTGAGATTGTTATAGGAATAGGTTGTGGTATAATAATTTCTTTTGCATCTGTATTAATAATTGGTAAAATAGCTAATTCAGATGTAAGTATAATAAACTCTCTTATTCCAAAATCTATAACAACACCAATGGGAATATCTTTAGCAAATTCTTTAAATGGTGTAGAGTCAATAACAGTAGTAGCTATAATTTTTACAGGTATTTTTGGTGGGATGGTTGCTTCTACTGTATTTAAACTTGGAAATATAAATCATCCAGTTGCTAAAGGAATTGCACTTGGGACATCAGCACATGCTCTGGGAACAACTAAAGCTTTTGAACTTGGAGAAGTAGAAGGAGCAATGAGTGGAGTTTCTATTGGGGTTTCTGGTACGATTACAGTAATATTAATCCCAATTATAATGAATTTTATGTAA
- a CDS encoding CidA/LrgA family protein — MKVFNQLVIILCIWVIGEYISSFIQSVILIPGSIVGMLLLFLLLQFKVLDLSSIENISGFFLDNMAVFFIPAGVSLIKSLDLIKENVLVLLLVICLSTLVVMYTTGIIVEKMIKKKEEGQKNV; from the coding sequence ATGAAAGTTTTCAATCAATTAGTAATAATTTTATGTATATGGGTAATAGGAGAGTATATAAGCTCATTTATACAAAGTGTTATACTTATTCCTGGGAGTATAGTTGGCATGCTATTATTATTCCTATTGCTACAATTTAAAGTGTTGGATTTAAGCAGTATAGAAAATATAAGTGGATTTTTCCTTGATAATATGGCTGTATTTTTTATACCAGCGGGAGTGTCTCTTATAAAATCACTAGACCTAATAAAAGAAAATGTATTAGTACTTTTACTAGTTATATGTCTAAGTACATTAGTAGTAATGTACACCACTGGAATTATAGTGGAAAAAATGATAAAAAAAAAGGAAGAAGGACAAAAGAATGTATAA
- a CDS encoding tetratricopeptide repeat protein encodes MPRKILDISLIEENKSDLTFFNIEEEDGDETLKALKQSYVTTNYKEETLLNLQGALKSKSDTTSKELKLESYKRYNNALDLAYKDYITSAVNMVNKALEINPKDIDILNLRGLLKLLKCDFAKSFESFYTALCYENNHISRKYVNLISSEDFKTFLGRYNHSIRFINEEMNYESIHILENIVEEEPQLIEPYVILSLLYDKLGNVKKREGYLDRLKEIDKDNPVFEKEEEKPEDTSKKEEEKRVKKKKKNSLPYIIFACIVIAMGVYFIQSKKRIETLNNQISKKDEKLTETDKKLGETNKELEKTNKELYEAKNKEPEKEITVANEEDLYYKALDLKKNKEYEKAIDSFKSIVSSGKTKKYISESIYQLAITNKALKNKDEAIKYYKKYINTYTKNDQYYDDSYYELGMLYYDNGDLENAKKTFYSLRSEVPDSMYNNSKIKEILSKK; translated from the coding sequence ATGCCTAGAAAAATTTTAGATATATCTTTGATAGAAGAAAATAAAAGCGATTTAACTTTTTTTAACATAGAAGAAGAAGATGGTGATGAGACACTAAAAGCATTAAAACAAAGCTATGTGACTACTAATTATAAAGAAGAGACTCTTTTAAATTTACAAGGAGCTTTGAAGTCAAAGTCAGATACAACATCAAAGGAGTTAAAATTAGAATCATATAAAAGGTACAATAATGCATTGGACTTAGCGTATAAAGACTATATAACTAGTGCTGTTAATATGGTAAATAAAGCTTTAGAAATAAATCCTAAAGATATTGATATATTAAATCTTAGAGGGCTTCTAAAGTTATTAAAATGCGATTTTGCTAAATCATTTGAAAGTTTTTATACTGCTCTATGTTATGAAAATAATCATATATCAAGAAAATATGTTAATTTAATTTCATCTGAAGATTTCAAAACATTTTTAGGCAGATACAATCATTCTATAAGGTTTATAAATGAAGAAATGAATTATGAGTCAATACATATTTTGGAGAATATAGTAGAGGAAGAACCACAACTAATAGAACCATATGTAATCCTATCTTTATTGTATGATAAACTAGGTAATGTAAAAAAGAGAGAAGGATATTTGGATAGACTCAAAGAGATAGATAAAGATAATCCAGTATTTGAAAAAGAAGAAGAGAAACCAGAAGATACAAGTAAAAAAGAAGAGGAAAAACGAGTTAAAAAGAAGAAGAAAAATAGCTTACCATATATTATATTTGCTTGTATTGTAATTGCAATGGGTGTATATTTTATTCAAAGTAAAAAGAGAATAGAAACCTTGAATAATCAGATAAGTAAGAAAGATGAGAAGTTAACTGAAACTGATAAAAAACTGGGTGAAACAAATAAAGAATTAGAAAAAACAAATAAAGAGTTATATGAAGCTAAAAATAAAGAACCAGAAAAAGAAATCACTGTAGCTAATGAGGAAGACTTATACTATAAGGCTTTAGATTTAAAGAAAAATAAAGAGTATGAAAAAGCGATAGATAGTTTCAAAAGTATAGTTTCCTCAGGAAAAACTAAAAAATACATTTCTGAATCAATATATCAATTAGCAATAACAAATAAAGCATTGAAAAATAAGGATGAAGCTATAAAGTATTATAAGAAGTATATAAATACGTATACTAAAAATGACCAGTACTATGATGATTCATACTATGAGTTAGGCATGCTATATTATGATAATGGAGATTTAGAAAATGCAAAAAAAACTTTTTATAGTTTAAGAAGTGAAGTTCCAGATAGTATGTATAACAATTCAAAAATAAAAGAAATTTTAAGCAAAAAATAG
- a CDS encoding Fis family transcriptional regulator: MNLNNITNYVQSICENISNVLDVDVTLVTKDLTRIAGTGIFRGKIGETISEKSVYSLVLKDGKSYVINKEIEENCNKCANRENCKELADICTPVKMGEHILGILGIAAFNEEQKEKILSKDKELTAFVRSMSDLISFKLDELYKQEVKTMDDLEREAIENAIKKYGSNTEGMKKVAEALNIGIATLYRKVKKFNIKS; this comes from the coding sequence TTGAATTTAAATAATATAACTAATTACGTTCAAAGTATTTGCGAGAATATTTCTAATGTGTTAGATGTAGATGTTACTTTAGTTACAAAAGATTTGACTAGGATAGCAGGAACAGGAATATTCAGAGGTAAAATAGGAGAAACAATATCAGAGAAATCTGTGTATTCTCTTGTTTTAAAAGATGGAAAATCCTATGTTATAAATAAGGAAATAGAAGAGAACTGTAATAAGTGTGCAAATAGAGAAAACTGTAAAGAGTTAGCAGATATCTGTACTCCTGTTAAAATGGGAGAACATATACTTGGAATATTGGGTATAGCTGCATTTAATGAAGAGCAAAAAGAAAAGATACTTTCAAAAGATAAGGAATTAACTGCTTTTGTAAGGAGTATGTCTGATTTAATATCTTTTAAATTGGATGAACTATACAAACAAGAGGTTAAGACTATGGATGACCTTGAAAGAGAAGCTATAGAAAATGCTATCAAAAAATATGGCAGTAATACAGAAGGAATGAAAAAAGTAGCAGAAGCATTGAATATAGGTATAGCTACTCTTTATAGAAAAGTAAAAAAATTCAACATTAAAAGTTAG
- a CDS encoding VanW family protein has translation MINVNKKLVIAIGAVALLLVIFVGIMCIQFKGEKIAKNTYVNGISVGGLTKSQAKQELAKKYNLDNVEFNYNDRNWKVKSQDLNLSADLDKTVENAYNLNRKNGFFSNLSKTISANFGKKSDLVVVTNYDKNKLKTEMEKIAKEIDVEVKDATIDISSDKVKVVPDSDGLKMDISKSMNSFDSQIKKGKYTNKLVVKATSAKIKKEQLANIDTNLGKYATTFKTSQVNRSINIKLATDSISNILLMPGETFSFNEHTGKRSKANGYKSAPVIVEGEMEEDYGGGVCQVSSTLYNSVLYAGLEITNVKNHTIPSSYVPKGRDATVADSGIDFLFKNNLKHPIYIKNYVSGNQIVCNIYGSAEDKQNITISTKLDGVSQTTMKRVNDSSMPKGKEKVDKSGRNAYSVSTYRTFNDANGKKIKTEKIANSYYPKKEGIILVGTMEPKPEEKPKTDENKDNQNTNNQNTDNKPKPETPPTDNKPSETQPQPQA, from the coding sequence ATGATTAATGTGAACAAAAAGCTAGTTATAGCTATTGGAGCTGTAGCATTATTATTAGTAATATTTGTAGGTATAATGTGTATACAGTTTAAAGGGGAGAAAATAGCAAAAAACACATATGTTAATGGCATAAGTGTTGGAGGATTAACTAAATCTCAGGCTAAGCAGGAATTAGCTAAAAAATACAATTTAGATAATGTTGAATTTAATTACAACGATAGAAATTGGAAAGTTAAAAGTCAAGACCTAAATTTATCTGCTGATTTGGATAAAACTGTAGAAAATGCATATAATTTAAATAGAAAGAATGGTTTCTTTAGCAACCTATCAAAAACTATTTCAGCAAATTTTGGTAAAAAGAGTGATTTAGTAGTAGTAACAAATTATGATAAAAATAAGTTAAAAACAGAAATGGAAAAAATAGCTAAAGAAATAGATGTAGAGGTAAAAGATGCAACAATTGATATAAGTAGTGATAAGGTAAAGGTTGTACCAGATTCTGATGGCCTTAAAATGGATATTTCTAAGAGTATGAATAGTTTTGACAGTCAGATTAAAAAAGGAAAGTATACAAATAAGTTAGTGGTAAAAGCTACTTCAGCAAAAATAAAAAAAGAGCAACTTGCTAATATAGACACAAATTTAGGTAAATATGCAACAACATTTAAAACTTCTCAGGTAAATAGAAGTATAAATATAAAATTAGCAACAGATAGTATAAGTAATATTTTACTTATGCCAGGAGAAACTTTTTCGTTTAATGAACATACAGGAAAAAGAAGCAAAGCGAATGGCTACAAAAGTGCTCCTGTTATAGTAGAGGGAGAAATGGAAGAGGATTATGGTGGAGGAGTTTGTCAAGTTTCATCAACTCTATATAATTCTGTTTTATATGCAGGCTTAGAAATTACTAATGTAAAAAATCATACTATACCATCAAGTTATGTTCCAAAAGGAAGGGATGCCACTGTTGCAGACAGCGGAATAGATTTCTTATTTAAAAACAATCTTAAGCATCCAATTTACATAAAAAATTATGTTTCAGGAAATCAAATTGTTTGCAATATATATGGAAGTGCAGAGGATAAACAAAATATAACAATATCAACAAAATTAGATGGAGTTTCACAAACTACAATGAAGAGGGTCAATGATTCTTCAATGCCTAAAGGAAAAGAAAAAGTAGATAAGAGTGGAAGAAATGCATACTCTGTATCAACATATAGAACATTTAATGATGCAAATGGCAAGAAAATTAAAACTGAAAAAATAGCTAATTCATATTATCCTAAGAAGGAAGGTATTATATTAGTTGGAACTATGGAACCAAAACCAGAAGAAAAGCCAAAGACAGATGAAAATAAAGATAATCAAAATACAAATAATCAAAATACAGATAATAAACCAAAACCAGAAACACCACCAACTGATAATAAACCTAGTGAGACACAACCACAACCACAAGCTTAA
- a CDS encoding UbiD family decarboxylase translates to MNFRDLFEKTVDFIDEKRKSIVAVSLSALGILVLIIVFFLSSNEFSVGNEANELLKIVEKRQYSIAVDYYASVDKKFSDSKMERFNKSISKKINKLLLNSGDKYLDGDISQESFIGLINTVKSLDKININVDDLITQANRVGEMYKEENITYNVAISYINTISILNGIGGNLDVYKQNVETIKESRDVYDSAVKDQKVYKYYDAIEKYNKVLKEDEKYYNLAQNAKKQCVEEMYDYYISKAEEANTSGDYEKALQYIDYLKEDYSDDEKVQSLEKKYKKNLSLYTLTSDDIINIISKKSGKEKANLSINSLPQMVKNDKYYYAEVYEYDKLINEVLISAKTKDLYSYKDGKKDYKVDYGEGYFRILEDGSYQFGITKDKAKFVLTSTLDEKENKYKKVDILDIEKADKYVKSKKSLEELFGKQKNIYYYAVVNKGLFRGKEVYAINIYNEKIYSISEKGLSEY, encoded by the coding sequence ATGAATTTTAGAGATTTATTTGAAAAAACTGTAGATTTTATTGATGAAAAAAGAAAATCTATAGTAGCAGTTTCATTATCAGCATTAGGCATACTTGTTTTAATCATAGTATTTTTCTTAAGTAGTAATGAATTTAGTGTAGGAAATGAAGCAAATGAGTTGTTAAAAATTGTAGAGAAAAGACAATACTCTATTGCTGTGGATTACTATGCAAGTGTAGATAAAAAGTTTTCTGATTCAAAAATGGAAAGGTTTAATAAATCCATTTCTAAAAAAATAAATAAATTATTATTAAATAGTGGTGACAAATATTTAGATGGAGATATAAGTCAAGAAAGTTTTATTGGATTAATAAATACAGTAAAATCATTAGATAAAATAAATATAAATGTAGATGATTTAATAACTCAAGCTAATAGAGTTGGAGAAATGTATAAAGAAGAAAATATTACTTACAATGTGGCAATTTCTTACATAAATACTATTTCAATTTTAAATGGTATAGGTGGCAACTTAGATGTATACAAGCAAAATGTAGAAACAATTAAAGAATCCAGAGATGTTTATGACTCTGCAGTAAAAGACCAAAAAGTATATAAATATTATGATGCTATTGAAAAATATAATAAAGTATTAAAAGAAGACGAAAAATATTACAACCTAGCTCAAAACGCTAAAAAACAATGTGTTGAAGAAATGTATGATTACTATATAAGTAAAGCAGAAGAAGCAAACACTTCTGGTGATTATGAGAAAGCATTACAGTATATAGACTATCTAAAAGAAGACTATTCAGACGATGAAAAGGTACAAAGTTTAGAGAAGAAATATAAAAAGAATTTATCATTGTATACTTTAACATCTGATGACATTATAAATATAATCTCTAAAAAAAGTGGGAAAGAAAAGGCAAATCTATCTATAAACTCACTTCCACAAATGGTAAAAAACGATAAATACTATTATGCTGAGGTATATGAGTATGATAAATTAATAAATGAAGTTTTAATAAGTGCAAAAACTAAAGATTTATATTCATATAAAGATGGTAAAAAAGATTATAAGGTGGACTATGGAGAAGGATATTTTAGAATATTAGAAGATGGAAGCTATCAATTTGGTATTACTAAAGATAAAGCTAAATTTGTGTTGACTAGTACTCTTGATGAAAAAGAAAATAAATACAAAAAGGTTGATATATTGGATATAGAAAAAGCTGATAAATATGTAAAAAGTAAAAAAAGTTTAGAAGAATTATTTGGAAAACAAAAAAATATTTATTATTATGCTGTAGTAAACAAAGGTTTATTTAGAGGAAAAGAAGTTTATGCTATCAACATATACAATGAAAAAATATATTCTATATCAGAAAAAGGATTGAGTGAATATTAG
- a CDS encoding peroxiredoxin, translating into MPNLPSLGSKAPDFKANTTDGPIRLSDYKGNWVVLFSHPGDFTPVCTTEFLCFAKYYDEFKKRNTELIGLSVDSNSSHLAWMYNMFLLTGVEIPFPIIEDRDMKIAKLYGMISKPMSDTSTIRSVFIIDNNQILRTILYYPLTTGRNIPEILRIVDALQTSDRDNVVTPANWFPGMPVILPYPKNYKELKNRVNSCNKKYSCMDWYLCFVPDNYTDEEYTKNIDDTYSCKKEHTKNIENDYEQENIKCINKSHDHKQEYNKDVKDSCDCEQKHTKNTNKIHNSKQDKLKDKSCDEIKYKYDKCSKEDNSYDKCDKEDNSYEDFYKQNYKNYDYTSEKNSKKIAMKTLKDSKKLVRPQINDPYNPIVENINCPDINPIVMEYVLGNPTNVDAQLLDAVIFAFAEIDQYGNLFIPYPRFLNQLLALKAEKPSLKVIVAIGGWGAEGFSDAALTPTSRYNFARQVNQMINEYALDGVDIDWEYPGSSAAGIKSRPQDRENFTLLLTAIRDVIGDEKWLSVAGTGDMGYINSSAEIDKIAPIIDYFNLMSYDFTAGETGPNGRKHQANLFDSDLSLPGYSVDAMVRNLENAGMPSEKILLGLPFYGRLGATITRTYDELRKDYINKNGYEYRFDRVAQVPYLVKDGEFAMSYDDSLSIFLKTQYVLRNCLGGVFSWTSTYDQANILARTMSIGINDPELLKEELEGLYGQF; encoded by the coding sequence ATGCCAAATTTGCCAAGTTTAGGATCCAAGGCTCCTGATTTTAAAGCCAATACAACAGATGGCCCTATTAGACTGTCTGATTACAAAGGTAATTGGGTTGTTTTATTTTCACATCCTGGTGATTTTACACCAGTTTGTACTACTGAATTTTTATGCTTTGCTAAATATTATGATGAATTTAAGAAAAGAAATACAGAATTAATCGGCCTAAGTGTTGATAGCAATAGCTCTCATTTAGCTTGGATGTACAATATGTTTTTACTTACAGGTGTAGAAATCCCATTCCCTATCATAGAAGATAGAGATATGAAAATTGCCAAATTATATGGCATGATATCAAAACCAATGAGTGATACATCTACTATCCGTTCTGTATTTATTATAGATAATAATCAAATATTAAGAACTATTCTTTATTATCCATTGACTACAGGAAGAAATATACCAGAAATACTTAGAATAGTAGATGCTCTTCAAACTAGTGATAGAGATAATGTAGTTACTCCTGCAAACTGGTTCCCTGGAATGCCTGTTATCTTGCCATATCCTAAAAACTATAAAGAGTTAAAAAATAGAGTAAATAGTTGTAATAAAAAGTATTCATGTATGGATTGGTACTTATGTTTTGTGCCAGATAATTACACAGATGAAGAATATACTAAAAATATTGATGATACTTACAGTTGTAAAAAAGAACATACTAAAAATATTGAAAATGATTACGAACAAGAAAATATTAAGTGTATAAACAAATCTCATGACCACAAACAAGAATACAATAAGGATGTTAAAGATAGTTGTGATTGCGAACAAAAACATACTAAAAATACTAACAAAATTCATAACTCCAAACAGGATAAACTTAAAGATAAATCCTGTGATGAAATAAAATACAAATACGATAAATGTAGTAAAGAGGATAATAGCTATGATAAATGCGATAAAGAAGATAATAGCTATGAGGATTTCTATAAACAAAATTATAAAAACTATGATTATACAAGTGAAAAAAATTCTAAAAAAATAGCTATGAAAACATTAAAAGACTCAAAGAAGTTAGTTAGACCACAAATAAATGACCCATATAATCCAATAGTTGAAAATATAAATTGTCCAGATATAAATCCTATTGTAATGGAATATGTTCTTGGTAATCCAACTAATGTAGATGCTCAGTTATTAGATGCAGTTATTTTTGCATTTGCTGAAATAGACCAATATGGTAATTTATTTATTCCTTATCCTAGATTCCTAAACCAATTGCTTGCACTTAAAGCTGAAAAGCCTAGCTTAAAAGTAATTGTAGCCATTGGTGGTTGGGGAGCTGAAGGATTCTCCGATGCAGCTTTAACGCCTACATCCAGATATAACTTTGCAAGACAAGTCAATCAAATGATAAATGAATATGCTTTAGATGGAGTTGATATAGACTGGGAATATCCTGGAAGTAGTGCAGCTGGTATAAAATCGAGACCTCAAGATAGAGAAAATTTCACACTTTTACTAACAGCTATAAGAGACGTTATAGGAGATGAGAAATGGCTTAGTGTAGCTGGAACAGGGGATATGGGATATATAAACTCAAGTGCTGAAATAGATAAAATAGCTCCAATAATAGATTATTTTAATCTTATGAGTTATGATTTCACAGCAGGTGAAACAGGGCCAAATGGCAGAAAACATCAGGCAAACCTTTTTGACTCAGACTTATCCTTACCAGGATATAGTGTTGATGCAATGGTTAGAAACCTTGAAAATGCTGGAATGCCTTCTGAAAAAATCCTTCTCGGCCTTCCATTTTATGGAAGATTAGGTGCCACTATAACAAGAACTTATGATGAACTTAGAAAAGATTATATAAATAAAAATGGATATGAATATAGATTTGATAGAGTTGCTCAGGTTCCATATTTAGTTAAAGATGGAGAATTTGCAATGTCATATGATGATTCATTATCTATATTCTTAAAAACTCAATATGTGCTTAGAAACTGTTTAGGTGGTGTATTCTCTTGGACATCAACTTATGACCAGGCAAATATATTAGCTAGAACTATGTCTATTGGTATAAATGACCCTGAATTGTTAAAAGAAGAACTTGAAGGTCTTTATGGTCAATTCTAA